One genomic region from Tachysurus fulvidraco isolate hzauxx_2018 chromosome 14, HZAU_PFXX_2.0, whole genome shotgun sequence encodes:
- the adra1aa gene encoding adrenoceptor alpha 1Aa: protein MKLIFIAENMTPWIQNCSNCSQALVMELNITKAIVLSFVLSIFVIFGVLGNILVILSVACHRSLRTVTHYFIVNLAVADLLLSSTVLPFSAIFEMLGRWVFGRVFCDIWAAMDVLCCTASIMSLCVISVDRYIGVSYPLRHPAIVTEKRALLALMGIWALSITISIGPLFGWKEPAPENEYVCKITEEPGYAIFSAVGSFYLPLVVILVMYCRVYVVARRETCSLRKGHKTEKAHHAEAVTLRIHRGNTSVVEEETLRSRTHFTIRLLKFSREKKAAKTLGIVVGCFVLCWLPFFLVLPIGSIFPAYRPSDTVFKITFWLGYFNSCINPIIYPCSSQEFKKAFLSVLGVHCLRRSTRPTYPLCQGHAASHTQSTLLSLGSETRSEPSHLSPSSSMILSCTPSSSPVGGLGVSAGVSAGAKAAGVCSKNLLRMCCCAGEFSAHTKPPACHSLPVIKVHQLSLCENGEAV, encoded by the exons ATGAAGTTGATTTTTATTGCGGAGAACATGACTCCATGGATTCAGAACTGCTCAAACTGTAGCCAAGCCCTGGTCATGGAGCTGAACATCACAAAGGCTATTGTTCTGAGCTTTGTGCTAtctatttttgttatatttggAGTACTGGGCAACATCTTGGTAATCTTGTCTGTGGCTTGCCACCGCAGCCTTCGGACGGTcacacattattttattgtaaaccTGGCAGTGGCTGACCTCCTGTTGAGCTCCACCGTGCTTCCATTCTCTGCCATTTTTGAGATGCTGGGCCGCTGGGTATTCGGCAGAGTCTTCTGCGATATCTGGGCTGCAATGGATGTGCTTTGCTGCACAGCATCTATAATGAGCCTGTGTGTTATCTCTGTGGACCGCTACATCGGAGTTAGTTACCCACTACGCCACCCAGCCATTGTGACTGAGAAGCGGGCGTTGTTGGCACTTATGGGAATTTGGGCTCTGTCCATTACCATCTCCATTGGACCACTATTTGGGTGGAAAGAGCCAGCACCAGAGAACGAATATGTGTGTAAAATCACAGAGGAACCTGGCTATGCCATTTTCTCTGCAGTGGGCTCTTTCTACCTCCCCCTAGTGGTTATACTGGTTATGTACTGTCGTGTATATGTGGTGGCCCGCAGGGAGACGTGCAGCCTTAGGAAAGGACACAAAACTGAGAAGGCTCACCATGCAGAAGCAGTGACATTACGGATACACAGAGGCAACACTTCTGTGGTGGAGGAGGAAACGTTGAGGAGTCGCACTCACTTCACAATCCGCCTACTTAAGTTCTCCAGAGAGAAGAAGGCTGCAAAGACACTGGGCATTGTGGTGGGGTGTTTTGTTCTCTGCTGGCTGCCATTCTTCCTGGTTCTGCCCATTG GATCCATCTTCCCGGCTTACCGGCCCTCAGACACTGTCTTCAAAATCACCTTCTGGCTTGGGTACTTCAACAGCTGTATCAACCCAATCATCTACCCGTGCTCCAGTCAGGAGTTTAAGAAAGCCTTTCTGAGTGTGCTGGGTGTTCACTGTCTGCGACGCAGCACCAGACCAACATACCCACTGTGCCAGGGCCATGCTGCCAGCCACACACAATCAACTCTGCTCTCATTGGGCTCAGAGACCCGCAGCGAGCCATCACATCTCAGCCCGTCGTCCTCTATGATCCTGTCCTGTACACCCTCATCTTCCCCAGTGGGGGGGTTAGGAGTCAGTGCTGGGGTCAGTGCTGGGGCGAAAGCAGCAGGGGTGTGCAGCAAGAACTTGCTGAGGATGTGTTGTTGTGCTGGGGAATTCTCAGCACATACAAAGCCTCCTGCATGCCATTCTCTGCCTGTTATTAAGGTTCATCAGCTTTCTCTTTGTGAGAATGGTGAGGCAGTATAA